The Platichthys flesus chromosome 8, fPlaFle2.1, whole genome shotgun sequence genome has a window encoding:
- the vgll1 gene encoding transcription cofactor vestigial-like protein 1 produces MEDRTETQMAVKVEEHSRGVILTYFQGDINSMVDAHFTRALRGDCKAKAPAAKTKKTRKSIKLESSSSCQGRAVNPYTEAQSPPAAERLLTFGPLAETPPGSWHSLTARPGEGSGLPPLAYSLTPQGLSLTGQQYATSLLNLLHSDRGEMGPSMASSSKPELLPSWTVPQGFRESVDPSVGFEPERRLDKKDLYWY; encoded by the exons ATGGAGGACAGAACAGAAACCCAGATGGCTGTGAAGGTGGAGGAGCATTCTCGGGGTGTCATCCTGACTTACTTCCAGGGCGACATCAACAGCATGGTGGACGCTCACTTCACCCGAGCTCTCAGAGGAGACTGCAAGGCCAAGGCTCCGGCAgcgaagacaaaaaaaacaaggaaaagtaTCAAACTTG agagcagcagctcatgTCAGGGCAGGGCTGTTAACCCTTACACTGAGGCACAGTCCCCTCCCGCTGCGGAACGTCTCCTGACATTCGGCCCCTTGGCCGAAACTCCCCCCGGTTCGTGGCACTCGCTCACAGCCCGGCCAGGAGAGGGCTCAGGTCTGCCGCCCCTTGCATACTCCCTGACCCCGCAAGGGTTGAGCCTGACTGGACAACAATATGCCACATCCCTGCTCAACCTGCTGCACAGTGACAGGGGTGAGATGGGACCCAGCATGGCCTCCAGCTCCAAGCCAGAGCTGCTGCCCAGCTGGACCGTGCCTCAGGGCTTCAGAGAGTCTGTGGACCCCTCtgtgggatttgaacctg aGCGTCGTCTGGACAAGAAGGACTTATACTGGTATTGA